Proteins encoded together in one Stutzerimonas stutzeri window:
- a CDS encoding Na+/H+ antiporter family protein codes for MNAVVAAVGIMLVLSLCRVHVVVALIAGAMAGGLIGGLGIEGSLAAFNKGLGGGATVALSYALLGAFAVAIGKSGLAHALADKALALVGKQGGQGTGAVKWMMVALLLAVAISSQNILPIHIAFIPLLVPPLLYVLSKMKIDRRLIACVLAFGLITPYMFLPVGFGNIFLNEILLANVAKSGVDVTGIKVTQAMLIPALGMLSGLAIAFYSYRKPREYDLARIEQVEPSSVRYSPLTLVVAGIAVAAAFVIQLWLDSMILGALAGFVIFSVSGVVRWREADDLFTDGMKMMAMIGFIMIAAAGFAEVMRETGEVKLLVDASTAWIGNSKAIGALLMLLVGLLVTIGIGSSFSTVPIIAAIFVPLGVELGFSPLAIVSLVGTAGALGDGGSPASDSTLGPTAGLNADGQHNHIWDTVVPTFLHYNLPLLAFGWLAAMTL; via the coding sequence ATGAACGCAGTTGTTGCGGCGGTCGGCATCATGCTGGTCTTGAGCCTTTGCCGCGTGCACGTGGTCGTTGCACTTATTGCCGGGGCCATGGCCGGTGGGTTGATTGGCGGGTTGGGTATCGAAGGCAGCCTCGCCGCTTTCAACAAGGGCCTGGGTGGTGGAGCGACAGTGGCGTTGTCATATGCCCTGCTTGGTGCGTTCGCCGTAGCCATCGGCAAGAGCGGTCTGGCCCACGCGCTTGCCGACAAGGCTCTGGCTTTGGTCGGAAAGCAAGGCGGCCAGGGCACCGGTGCGGTGAAGTGGATGATGGTCGCACTTCTGCTGGCGGTAGCGATCTCATCCCAGAACATCCTGCCGATTCATATTGCGTTTATTCCTTTGCTGGTTCCGCCGTTACTTTACGTACTGTCGAAGATGAAGATCGACCGGCGCCTGATTGCCTGTGTGCTCGCGTTCGGGCTGATCACTCCTTACATGTTTCTTCCGGTTGGGTTCGGCAACATCTTCCTCAATGAGATTCTGCTGGCCAACGTTGCCAAAAGCGGTGTGGATGTAACCGGCATCAAGGTCACCCAGGCGATGCTGATCCCAGCTCTGGGCATGTTGTCGGGGCTGGCGATCGCCTTCTATAGCTACCGCAAGCCGCGTGAATATGACCTTGCTCGCATCGAGCAGGTGGAGCCCAGTTCGGTACGTTACAGCCCACTGACCTTGGTGGTGGCAGGCATTGCCGTTGCTGCGGCGTTCGTTATTCAGCTGTGGCTGGACTCGATGATTCTCGGCGCACTTGCAGGGTTCGTGATCTTCTCGGTCTCCGGTGTGGTGCGCTGGCGGGAAGCGGATGACCTGTTTACCGACGGCATGAAGATGATGGCCATGATCGGCTTCATCATGATTGCCGCCGCTGGTTTCGCTGAAGTGATGCGTGAAACCGGTGAGGTGAAACTGCTGGTAGACGCATCCACCGCGTGGATCGGCAACAGCAAGGCCATTGGCGCCCTGTTGATGCTTCTGGTCGGTTTGCTCGTCACGATTGGCATCGGCTCTTCTTTCTCGACCGTGCCAATCATCGCCGCCATTTTCGTGCCGCTTGGCGTCGAGCTGGGCTTCAGCCCCTTGGCGATCGTGAGTCTCGTTGGCACAGCCGGCGCGCTCGGCGATGGTGGTTCCCCAGCATCCGATTCCACGCTTGGGCCAACGGCTGGTCTGAATGCCGACGGTCAGCATAACCATATCTGGGACACCGTCGTGCCGACCTTCCTGCACTACAACCTGCCGCTGCTCGCATTCGGCTGGCTGGCAGCGATGACCCTCTGA
- the queD gene encoding 6-carboxytetrahydropterin synthase QueD — protein sequence MEIFKEFTFESAHRLPHVPQGHKCGRLHGHSFRVALYISGPVDPHTGWIRDFGELKSIFKPLYERLDHNYLNDIPGLENPTSENLAKWIWNELKPLLPELSRVRIHETCTSGCEYRGE from the coding sequence GTGGAAATATTCAAAGAATTCACATTCGAGTCGGCGCACCGTTTGCCGCACGTACCGCAAGGACACAAATGCGGGCGGCTGCATGGCCACTCCTTCCGTGTTGCCTTGTATATAAGTGGGCCAGTGGATCCACATACTGGTTGGATTCGGGATTTCGGTGAGCTGAAATCCATCTTCAAACCGCTCTACGAGCGTTTGGACCACAACTATCTGAACGACATTCCCGGTCTGGAAAACCCCACCAGCGAGAACCTGGCGAAATGGATCTGGAACGAGCTGAAGCCGCTGCTTCCAGAGCTTTCCCGCGTCCGCATTCACGAGACCTGCACAAGCGGTTGTGAATACCGTGGTGAGTGA